A single genomic interval of Stieleria maiorica harbors:
- a CDS encoding RNA polymerase sigma factor codes for MVTEEHDLPRTRRLSRLRFPFDYMMAPDQEHESLFDAAAGGDQEAIGKLFDAHRERLLVMIRLRLDRRLQRRVDPGDVLQDTFLIIQKKFPKYLKNPELPFFLWLRLETGQTLVDLHRFHLGAQARDAGREISLHRGKLPSVESITLAERLLGRLTSASQAAMRVELRQRVQDAINELEPGARELLVMRHFEELTNGEVAQILGISPTATYGRYLRAVRRMRKSLEQFPGGMEVFSK; via the coding sequence ATGGTCACTGAAGAGCATGACTTGCCGCGGACGCGAAGGCTGAGTCGGCTGCGTTTCCCCTTTGATTATATGATGGCACCGGATCAGGAACACGAATCGTTGTTCGATGCTGCGGCCGGCGGTGATCAGGAGGCCATCGGCAAGTTGTTCGACGCTCACCGCGAGCGGCTGTTGGTGATGATCCGCCTGCGTTTGGACCGGCGTCTGCAGCGGAGGGTCGACCCGGGCGACGTGCTACAGGATACCTTTCTGATAATCCAAAAGAAGTTTCCGAAGTATTTGAAGAATCCGGAGTTGCCATTCTTCCTCTGGCTGCGTTTGGAAACGGGGCAGACGCTGGTCGATCTCCACCGCTTTCATTTGGGTGCCCAGGCCCGAGACGCGGGACGTGAAATTTCACTGCACCGAGGCAAATTACCATCCGTGGAATCGATCACGCTTGCCGAACGTCTGTTGGGACGACTCACGTCGGCCAGCCAGGCCGCGATGCGAGTCGAATTGAGGCAACGAGTGCAGGATGCGATTAACGAACTGGAACCCGGAGCCCGAGAGTTGTTGGTGATGCGTCATTTCGAAGAGCTGACCAATGGCGAAGTGGCACAGATTCTGGGGATCAGCCCGACGGCGACTTACGGCCGATACTTACGTGCAGTCCGCCGGATGCGGAAATCGCTGGAGCAGTTTCCGGGCGGAATGGAGGTGTTTTCGAAATGA
- a CDS encoding WD40 repeat domain-containing serine/threonine protein kinase — MSEVDRRDEMIGRIADEFLRDCRAGCIPSIETLVSKHPEFADELRDLLPTLAVMEQVKLADEEEDSDHLPAADESMVDRTLGDYQIVREIGRGGMGIVYEAEQISLGRRVAIKVMPRQSSWGGTQRTRFEREAKAAARLHHTNIVPVFGVGQAEGVHYYVMQLIVGQGLDDVLDQLKSIGRRSADQIGHRSIWEHVGGGEESEQTDQKPSSPSSGAAPARSGSRGGTGSSTGSSIDPYWRNVARIGLQVSDALHYAHTQGVTHRDIKPSNLLLDHRNDVWITDFGLAKADDDDGKLTRSGDILGTIRYMPPEAFGGRSDGRSDVYSLGITLYEMATLVPAFDAVDRRELVKQVTTGRPLPVSRVNRQVPRNLATIIEKAMECRPEDRYASAGKMREDLRRFLNDEPILARRATLGERCGRWARQNRGLAASLAAVASLLLLIALASSGAAIYYFDQEEQQRRLFQQARSASNANEQLLHELEDALDRSRQATVDAENARQTAERESERTSRSLYSASMINAANAMDQHRGFARAQELLDQWRPTGHRPDRRGWEWFYIQAFCNQHDFILDGHDSEVHALALGPQQRLASAGRDAQLLIWDLQSRQVLRQIDSPVGPLNCVSWDGPRNRIAVGGSKGIAVYETTTWKRIYLSPSPLTIYALQWSPDGRWLARIGRAPASAGPVPHYCLLDADTFDVAQELPGVLNRSVQFTFQIDWSEDSRLLAYPAKKQARVWDRDAGQLRFETNKSWGELRAIQFHPTNPNEIIVCGRDGVVRLWDWNRQQIVTTMMAHTHAAAAAAWHPSGRRVATASWDGTVRVWQSESGTLLRTLHGHERHVFNLQWDSIGEHLFSTGMDGAIKCWRPEAAACRRELPAITHPVSYCGFSPDADRVALASGVGALILRDTNDGHVLAEAKHGRCRLKAFDFSPDGRRLAIVGGVGTVYDPGLLRVWDSTFEWPTREIRPDATLRAVDWSPDGKWIAVGGDDGSVSIFDPNLQPCARTIEREPGSIWSLAWRPDARELAIGGIRSGLRVWDFETQQTRRWHQPQDSVIDVAWSRSGKQLAVSTSDNLIRILDAADLSQIAQLPRQFETVYALKWGPGDRRLMTIDARGTLLLWDPVSWQRTLKLTVGSGGVRAADWSEDGEKIIAPRDNKIVIWDASRGYAAESSDPTWDQPFRASVRALKPRKIAPGPVGSRPMAPTL, encoded by the coding sequence ATGAGCGAAGTTGACCGGCGGGATGAGATGATCGGTCGAATCGCGGACGAGTTCCTCCGTGATTGTCGCGCCGGTTGCATCCCGAGCATTGAAACGCTGGTCAGCAAGCACCCTGAGTTTGCCGATGAACTTCGCGACTTGCTTCCCACGCTGGCGGTGATGGAACAGGTCAAGCTCGCGGACGAGGAGGAAGATTCCGACCACCTTCCCGCAGCGGACGAATCGATGGTCGATCGGACACTGGGCGATTACCAGATCGTTCGTGAGATCGGTCGCGGGGGAATGGGGATCGTTTACGAGGCCGAACAAATTTCACTCGGCCGTCGCGTCGCGATCAAGGTGATGCCGCGGCAATCGTCCTGGGGCGGGACTCAGCGAACAAGATTTGAGCGTGAGGCCAAGGCCGCCGCACGTCTCCACCACACCAACATCGTTCCCGTTTTTGGTGTCGGTCAGGCCGAGGGGGTTCACTACTACGTGATGCAGTTGATCGTCGGCCAGGGGCTCGATGACGTGCTGGATCAGCTGAAGTCGATCGGACGGCGTTCGGCCGACCAAATCGGCCACCGATCGATATGGGAGCACGTCGGTGGCGGCGAGGAGTCGGAGCAGACCGACCAGAAACCGAGCTCGCCCTCGTCCGGGGCCGCGCCAGCGAGATCGGGATCACGGGGTGGAACCGGCTCAAGCACCGGTTCATCGATTGATCCGTATTGGCGGAATGTAGCGCGGATCGGACTTCAGGTCAGTGATGCGCTCCATTACGCCCACACGCAGGGCGTCACCCACCGCGATATCAAACCGAGCAACCTGCTCCTGGACCATCGCAACGATGTTTGGATCACCGATTTTGGACTGGCCAAGGCTGATGACGACGATGGGAAATTGACTCGTTCGGGAGATATTCTGGGCACGATAAGGTACATGCCGCCGGAGGCGTTCGGTGGCCGGTCGGATGGCCGAAGCGATGTTTATTCGTTGGGCATCACACTTTACGAAATGGCAACCTTGGTCCCGGCTTTCGATGCGGTGGATCGCCGGGAGCTGGTCAAGCAGGTGACGACGGGACGACCGTTGCCCGTGTCCCGCGTCAATCGACAAGTCCCCAGAAATCTGGCAACCATCATCGAGAAGGCGATGGAATGCAGACCGGAAGACCGGTATGCCTCGGCCGGCAAGATGCGTGAAGATCTGCGTCGGTTTCTCAACGACGAGCCGATTCTTGCCCGTCGTGCGACGCTCGGCGAGCGTTGCGGCCGATGGGCAAGACAGAATCGTGGTCTCGCCGCGTCGCTCGCCGCGGTCGCCTCGCTGTTGCTGCTGATCGCTTTGGCCAGCAGCGGTGCGGCCATCTACTATTTTGATCAGGAGGAGCAGCAGCGGCGGTTGTTCCAGCAGGCGCGGTCGGCTTCCAACGCGAACGAACAATTGTTGCACGAGCTTGAAGATGCCCTCGATCGATCCCGGCAGGCGACCGTCGACGCCGAGAACGCTCGCCAAACAGCGGAACGAGAATCCGAACGCACGAGCCGAAGTCTGTATTCGGCAAGCATGATCAATGCCGCCAATGCAATGGATCAGCACCGTGGATTTGCGCGTGCCCAGGAACTGCTTGACCAATGGCGGCCGACAGGCCATCGTCCCGACCGACGGGGGTGGGAATGGTTTTACATCCAAGCGTTTTGCAACCAGCATGATTTCATCCTTGACGGACACGACAGCGAAGTGCATGCGCTGGCGCTCGGCCCGCAACAGCGGTTGGCGTCGGCGGGACGTGACGCCCAATTACTGATCTGGGATTTGCAATCGCGTCAAGTGCTCAGGCAAATTGATTCTCCCGTAGGACCGTTGAACTGCGTCAGCTGGGACGGTCCCAGGAATCGCATCGCGGTCGGCGGCTCGAAGGGGATCGCGGTCTACGAAACCACGACATGGAAACGGATCTATCTGTCTCCAAGCCCACTGACGATTTACGCGCTTCAGTGGAGCCCTGACGGCCGCTGGCTGGCAAGAATCGGCAGGGCACCCGCTTCCGCCGGCCCCGTGCCCCATTACTGTCTGCTTGATGCCGACACGTTCGACGTTGCCCAGGAATTGCCCGGCGTCTTGAACAGGAGCGTCCAGTTCACTTTTCAGATCGACTGGTCCGAAGATAGTCGCCTGCTCGCATATCCGGCGAAGAAGCAGGCCAGGGTTTGGGATCGCGATGCGGGACAATTGCGATTTGAAACTAACAAATCATGGGGCGAACTGCGTGCAATCCAGTTCCATCCGACCAACCCCAACGAAATCATTGTCTGTGGTCGTGACGGGGTCGTGAGACTCTGGGATTGGAATCGTCAGCAGATCGTGACGACGATGATGGCGCATACCCACGCGGCCGCCGCGGCGGCCTGGCACCCGAGCGGGCGGCGTGTGGCGACGGCTTCCTGGGATGGAACGGTGCGAGTCTGGCAGTCGGAAAGTGGAACGCTGCTTCGCACTCTCCACGGACACGAGCGTCACGTCTTTAACCTCCAGTGGGATTCCATTGGCGAGCATCTTTTTTCGACCGGCATGGACGGGGCGATCAAATGTTGGCGACCTGAAGCTGCGGCATGTCGTCGAGAGTTACCGGCGATAACGCACCCGGTGAGTTATTGCGGATTCAGTCCCGATGCGGACCGTGTCGCTTTGGCGTCGGGTGTCGGAGCATTGATCCTGCGTGACACGAACGACGGGCATGTGCTTGCGGAGGCTAAGCACGGTCGCTGCCGTTTGAAAGCGTTCGATTTCTCACCGGATGGCCGCCGGTTGGCCATCGTCGGCGGCGTTGGCACCGTTTACGATCCCGGACTGCTTCGGGTCTGGGATTCCACGTTCGAGTGGCCGACGCGTGAGATCCGACCTGACGCCACGCTCCGTGCCGTCGACTGGAGCCCGGATGGCAAATGGATCGCGGTCGGTGGCGATGACGGATCGGTATCGATTTTCGATCCGAATTTGCAACCATGCGCCAGGACCATTGAACGGGAGCCGGGCAGCATCTGGTCGCTCGCCTGGCGTCCCGATGCGCGAGAATTGGCAATCGGCGGAATCAGGTCGGGGCTGCGAGTGTGGGACTTTGAGACTCAGCAGACTCGTCGGTGGCATCAGCCGCAAGATTCGGTCATCGATGTCGCCTGGAGTCGCTCAGGAAAGCAGCTGGCGGTTTCCACCTCTGACAACCTGATCCGAATCCTGGATGCGGCCGACCTAAGCCAGATCGCTCAGTTGCCCAGGCAATTCGAGACGGTCTACGCTCTAAAGTGGGGGCCGGGAGATCGTCGCCTGATGACGATCGATGCCCGGGGCACACTATTGCTCTGGGATCCAGTCAGTTGGCAACGGACGCTTAAGTTAACCGTGGGGTCCGGAGGAGTGCGGGCGGCCGACTGGAGCGAAGACGGCGAGAAGATCATCGCGCCGCGCGATAACAAGATCGTGATCTGGGACGCATCGCGAGGATACGCCGCCGAATCATCCGACCCTACGTGGGATCAGCCGTTTCGAGCGAGCGTACGGGCATTGAAACCGCGAAAGATCGCACCGGGGCCCGTAGGCTCGCGCCCAATGGCACCTACTTTATGA